The genomic DNA ACTCGGACTCCACCTTGCGCATGGCGCGGCGGAAGTCCATGGCTTCGCGGATGCTTTCCTCGACCAGCGCGGTGCCGCCGGGCGGCTCCATCATCGCCGCGGCCACGTCGCACGAGGCGATGATGGCGTATTGCGGCGAGGTCGAGGTGTGCATCAGGTACGCCTCGTTGAAGATGTTGCGGTCGAGCTTGCGGGTCTCGGACTCCTGCACCACGATCTGCGAGGCCTGCGAGATGCCGGCCAGCAGCTTGTGCGTGGAGTGCGTGGCGAACACCATGGCCTCGGGGCTGCGCGGGCGGCCCTGGCCGATGGCGTGCATGTCCTTGTAGAAGCCGTGGAAGGACGCGTGCGGCAGCCAGGCTTCGTCGAAGTGCAGCGTGTCGATCTCGCTGCCCAGCTTTTCCTTGATCATCTCGACGTTGTAGATCACGCCGTCGTAGGTGCTCTGCGTCAGCGTCAGGATGCGCGGCTTCTTGTTGGTGGCGTTGCGCGCGAAAGGATTGGCCTCGATCTTCTTGCGGATGTTCTCGGGCTCGAACTCTTCCAGCGGGATCGGGCCGATGATGCCCAGGTGGTTGCGCGTGGGGCGCAGGAACACCGGGATCGCGCCCGTCATGGTGATCGCGTGCAGGATCGACTTGTGGCAGTTGCGGTCCACCACCACCACGTCGTCGGCCGCCACGTTGGCGTGCCACACCACCTTGTTCGAGGTGGAGGTGCCGTTGGTCACGAAGAAGCAGTGGTCGGCGTGGAAGATGCGCGCGGCATTCAGTTCCGACTCGGCCACGGGGCCGGTGTGGTCCAGCAGCTGGCCCAGCTCGTCCACGGCGTTGCAGACGTCGGCGCGCAGCATGTTCTCGCCGAAGAACTGGTGGAACATCTGGCCCACGGGGCTCTTCAGGAAGGCGACGCCGCCCGAGTGGCCGGGGCAGTGCCAGGAATACGAGCCATCCTGCGCGTACTTCACCAGTTCACGGAAGAAGGGCGGGGGCAGCCCGTCCAGGTAGCTCTTGGCTTCGCGGATGATGTGGCGCGCCACGAACTCGGGCGTGTCCTCGAACATGTGGATGAAGCCGTGCAGCTCGCGCAGGATGTCGTTCGGAATGTGCTCCGACGTGCGCGTCTCGCCGTACAGATAGATGGGGATGTCGGTGTTGCGGAACCGCAGTTCGCCGATGAAGGCGCGCAGGTTCTTGATGGCGTTGGCCACGTCCTCGGGCGAATCCACGTCGAACTCTTCATCGTCGATCGACAGGATGAAGGCGCTGGCGCGGCTTTGCTGTTGCGCGAAGGAACTGAGGTCGCCGTAGCTCGTCACGCCCAGGACTTCCACCCCCTCTTCCTCGATGGCCGCGGCCAACGCTCGGATACCCAGGCCCGAGGTGTTCTCGGAGCGATAGTCTTCGTCAATGATGACGATAGGGAAGCGGAATTTCATCGGTGGACGCTCCTTGAGGGGCGAGGGGTGGCGGGAAACGGGGCGAGTGTACAGCCGTGCGAAAAACACCGCGTGACAGGTCTGCGGGCATTGTAGGCCGCGAGCCCTTGACGCGCGTCAAGACCGCCCCGCCATAGGGGCGCAACAGCACGGGTGGCAATGCTTACATACAGCTGTAAGCGATTTTTTCCGACCTGGAGGTAACACCATGCATGCCCTGACTCGCCTCGCGTCCTGTCTGATCGGCCTCGCTGTCCTGGCCCCCGTCCACGCCGCCTCTGATGCCAATGCCCTGCGCAATACGGCCAAGGGCCTGTTCCAGCCCATTCCCGACACGCCGCCGACGGAGGTGCGCGGCCTGGCCGTCACCGAAGACCAGAAGGAGCTGGGCAAGTGGCTCTTCTTCGATCCGCGCCTGTCGCGCAGCCACATCCTGAGCTGCAACAGCTGCCACAGCGTGGGCACCGGCGGCGCGGACAACATCCCCACGTCCATCGGCCACGGCTGGCAGCGCGGCCCGCGCAACTCGCCCACCGTCTACAACTCGGTCTTCAACATCGCGCAGTTCTGGGACGGCCGCGCGGCCGACCTGAAGGAACAGGCCATGGGCCCGGTGCAGGCCAGCGTGGAGATGAACAACACGCCCGCCCAGGTCGAGAAGACGCTGGCCAGCATCCCGCAATACGTCGATGCCTTCAAGCGCGCCTTCCCCGGCGAGAAGAACCCCGTCACCTTCGAGAACATGGCGCGCGCCATCGAAGCCTTCGAAACCACGCTGATCACGCCGGGGGCGCGCTTCGACAAATTCCTCGCCGGCGAGAACACGCTGGACGCGGAAGAACTGCAAGGCCTGCGGCTGTTCGTGGACAAGGGCTGCGTGGCCTGCCACTCGGGCAAGAACTTCGGCGGCCAGGCCTACTTCCCCTTCGGCGTCATCAAGAAGCCGGGCGCGGACGTGCTGCCCGCCGAGGACAAGGGCCGCTTCACCGTCACCAACACCGCCACCGACGAATATGTGTTCCGCGCCGCGCCGCTGCGCAACGTGGCGCTGACCGCGCCCTATTTCCACAGCGGCGAAGTGTGGGAGCTGGAACAGGCCGTGGCGATCATGGGCTCCAGCCAGTTGGGCCACGAGCTCAACGACAAGGAAGTCGGCCAGATCGCCAGCTTCCTGCGCACGCTGAGCGGCAATGCGCCTGACATC from Orrella dioscoreae includes the following:
- a CDS encoding arginine/lysine/ornithine decarboxylase, translated to MKFRFPIVIIDEDYRSENTSGLGIRALAAAIEEEGVEVLGVTSYGDLSSFAQQQSRASAFILSIDDEEFDVDSPEDVANAIKNLRAFIGELRFRNTDIPIYLYGETRTSEHIPNDILRELHGFIHMFEDTPEFVARHIIREAKSYLDGLPPPFFRELVKYAQDGSYSWHCPGHSGGVAFLKSPVGQMFHQFFGENMLRADVCNAVDELGQLLDHTGPVAESELNAARIFHADHCFFVTNGTSTSNKVVWHANVAADDVVVVDRNCHKSILHAITMTGAIPVFLRPTRNHLGIIGPIPLEEFEPENIRKKIEANPFARNATNKKPRILTLTQSTYDGVIYNVEMIKEKLGSEIDTLHFDEAWLPHASFHGFYKDMHAIGQGRPRSPEAMVFATHSTHKLLAGISQASQIVVQESETRKLDRNIFNEAYLMHTSTSPQYAIIASCDVAAAMMEPPGGTALVEESIREAMDFRRAMRKVESEYGRNDWWFKVWGPNRLVPEGIGGQGDWLLEANDHWHGFGDLAPGFNMLDPIKATIITPGLDISGAFGETGIPAALVSRYLAEHGVVVEKTGLYSFFILFTIGITKGRWNTLLTALQQFKDDYDRNQPLWRILPEFCRDNRRYERMGLRDLCQQIHEAYREHDVARLTTEMYLSDMVPALKPSDAFARMAHREVERVEIDQLEGRVTGVLLTPYPPGIPLLIPGERFNRTIVQYLQFALAFNARFPGFETYIHGLAGETMPDGSIRYYVDCLRED
- a CDS encoding cytochrome-c peroxidase codes for the protein MHALTRLASCLIGLAVLAPVHAASDANALRNTAKGLFQPIPDTPPTEVRGLAVTEDQKELGKWLFFDPRLSRSHILSCNSCHSVGTGGADNIPTSIGHGWQRGPRNSPTVYNSVFNIAQFWDGRAADLKEQAMGPVQASVEMNNTPAQVEKTLASIPQYVDAFKRAFPGEKNPVTFENMARAIEAFETTLITPGARFDKFLAGENTLDAEELQGLRLFVDKGCVACHSGKNFGGQAYFPFGVIKKPGADVLPAEDKGRFTVTNTATDEYVFRAAPLRNVALTAPYFHSGEVWELEQAVAIMGSSQLGHELNDKEVGQIASFLRTLSGNAPDIVYPILPPSTAATPKPQH